From the Flavobacterium lindanitolerans genome, one window contains:
- a CDS encoding dihydrofolate reductase family protein codes for MRKISLFIAMSLDGYIAKPNDDLSFLKLVEKEGEDYGYSEFVSTIDTIIIGRKTYDYVLKEIGPSHYDNGQRDVYVITGTERPQLGRTIFYTGSITDLVKQLKSEQRKNIYCDGGAEIINELMKHTLIDEFKISVIPVLLGNGTRLFKDGRPEQILEFVKAKTFDTGLTQLHYKSKNNNES; via the coding sequence ATGCGAAAAATATCACTTTTCATTGCAATGAGTTTAGATGGTTACATTGCAAAACCTAATGATGACCTCAGCTTTCTGAAACTCGTAGAAAAAGAGGGGGAGGATTATGGCTATTCGGAATTTGTATCAACAATTGACACAATAATTATTGGCAGAAAAACCTATGATTATGTATTAAAAGAAATCGGTCCATCCCATTACGATAACGGACAAAGAGATGTGTATGTCATTACAGGAACGGAACGTCCTCAGCTAGGCAGAACTATTTTCTATACGGGAAGCATTACCGACTTAGTTAAACAATTGAAATCCGAACAGAGAAAGAATATATATTGCGACGGTGGTGCTGAAATAATAAATGAGCTAATGAAGCATACTTTAATAGATGAATTCAAAATTTCGGTTATCCCGGTTTTATTAGGCAACGGAACGAGACTTTTCAAGGATGGAAGACCTGAACAAATACTTGAATTCGTGAAGGCAAAAACGTTTGATACAGGATTAACACAGTTGCATTACAAGAGTAAAAACAATAATGAATCCTAA
- a CDS encoding bifunctional folylpolyglutamate synthase/dihydrofolate synthase has translation MTYTETLDWMFSQLPMYQKQGASAYKEDLTNTVLLANHLHHPEKNIKTIHVAGTNGKGSTSHFLASILQEAGYKTGLYTSPHLKDFRERIKIDGKEISEDFVIQFIAANKSFFEQNQLSFFEMTVGLAFDYFRQEKVDIAIIEVGMGGRLDSTNIISPLLSVITNIGMDHVQFLGNTMEKIAFEKAGIIKPKTPVVIGEYTTETRPVFEKRATEMQSEIYFASDLTNTTFPSTLTGDYQEQNKKTVLQAVRALQSQGNFLISEENIKDGLWNVIKNTGLQGRWQQLKEAPKVICDTAHNKHGLEIVMKQVARQKFDILHIVLGVVNDKDLDDVLPLFPKNAKYYFCRPNIPRGLDATALQEKAATFGLNGKVYSSVAEAYKNALENASETDFIYIGGSTFVVAEIL, from the coding sequence ATGACCTATACCGAAACCTTAGACTGGATGTTTAGCCAGCTGCCAATGTATCAAAAACAAGGCGCTTCGGCTTACAAAGAAGACCTGACCAATACTGTTTTATTAGCCAACCATCTTCATCATCCGGAAAAGAACATTAAAACAATTCATGTAGCCGGAACTAATGGAAAAGGCTCTACCTCTCATTTTCTGGCTTCGATTTTACAGGAAGCCGGATATAAAACCGGACTCTATACTTCTCCTCATTTAAAAGATTTCAGGGAAAGAATAAAAATTGACGGCAAAGAAATCTCAGAAGATTTTGTGATACAATTTATCGCTGCAAACAAATCTTTTTTTGAACAGAACCAGTTGAGTTTTTTTGAAATGACCGTTGGACTGGCCTTTGATTATTTCCGTCAGGAAAAGGTAGATATTGCCATTATTGAAGTGGGTATGGGCGGGCGATTGGATTCCACCAATATCATTTCTCCTTTACTTTCTGTTATTACCAATATCGGGATGGACCATGTACAGTTTTTAGGCAATACGATGGAAAAGATTGCTTTTGAAAAAGCCGGAATCATCAAACCAAAAACTCCTGTAGTTATTGGAGAATATACTACAGAAACAAGACCCGTATTTGAGAAAAGAGCAACAGAAATGCAGTCTGAAATATACTTCGCTTCCGATTTAACCAACACTACCTTCCCTTCTACCCTTACGGGAGATTATCAGGAACAAAATAAGAAAACCGTATTACAGGCCGTTCGCGCACTGCAGTCGCAGGGTAATTTTCTAATTTCAGAAGAAAATATAAAAGATGGACTCTGGAATGTCATAAAAAACACCGGATTGCAAGGACGTTGGCAGCAATTAAAAGAAGCTCCTAAGGTAATTTGCGATACAGCCCATAACAAACACGGACTGGAAATTGTTATGAAACAGGTCGCTCGTCAAAAATTTGACATTCTGCACATTGTTTTGGGTGTTGTAAACGACAAAGATTTGGATGATGTACTGCCTCTTTTTCCAAAAAATGCCAAATATTATTTTTGCAGGCCCAATATTCCCCGCGGACTAGACGCAACAGCATTACAAGAAAAAGCAGCAACTTTTGGGCTTAACGGAAAAGTATACTCCTCTGTTGCAGAAGCTTACAAAAACGCTTTAGAAAATGCTTCTGAAACGGATTTTATCTACATTGGCGGAAGCACATTTGTAGTGGCAGAAATTTTATAA
- a CDS encoding helix-turn-helix transcriptional regulator translates to MEYKIIKPYKDLNPFIHFYWELKGNEAELQRERVFPDGCAGILINLGDTCLTDNGSVSMEFGKTYIVGAMNSFKDSFININTHLLGVCLKPATFANFYNYADQNELTNDTVEFEKHNSFDIDKIVDNPFRYFDHFYSERVKSQHIQLQPVINDIHLTNGQISISELSKKNFTTVRQLERNFKKYIGLTPKEYSNIIRFQNALRVIKNSKQDRSLLDIAFECGYYDHSHLSNEIRRNTGLWPSHL, encoded by the coding sequence ATGGAGTACAAAATAATAAAACCTTATAAAGATTTAAATCCTTTTATTCATTTTTACTGGGAATTAAAAGGAAACGAAGCCGAACTCCAAAGAGAACGGGTTTTCCCTGATGGCTGTGCCGGCATTCTAATAAATTTGGGAGATACTTGTTTGACGGATAACGGTTCAGTTTCTATGGAGTTTGGAAAAACCTATATAGTTGGTGCAATGAATTCTTTCAAAGATAGCTTTATTAACATTAACACTCATTTGTTAGGTGTTTGCCTGAAACCTGCAACTTTTGCTAATTTCTATAATTATGCTGACCAAAATGAGCTGACTAATGATACTGTTGAATTTGAAAAACACAACTCATTTGATATTGATAAAATAGTTGACAACCCATTCCGCTACTTTGACCATTTCTATTCTGAAAGAGTAAAAAGCCAACACATCCAATTACAACCCGTTATTAATGACATACATTTGACAAACGGGCAAATAAGTATTTCCGAACTATCAAAAAAGAACTTTACAACCGTAAGGCAGCTTGAAAGGAATTTTAAAAAATACATCGGATTAACTCCAAAAGAATATTCCAATATTATTCGATTTCAGAATGCACTGCGTGTGATTAAAAATTCCAAACAAGACCGGAGTTTATTAGATATAGCCTTTGAATGTGGTTATTATGATCATTCGCACCTTAGTAATGAAATCAGACGGAATACCGGACTTTGGCCATCACATCTGTAA
- a CDS encoding transglutaminase-like domain-containing protein, with the protein MKLLTTLFLAAFFAFSSFAQSSSPTWNKFLSDLQKAQVEYNKHYPAKEYQQAATVLNTVATSLDNLKLTEKEKQEFQPTIKDVYANVYYNLACLQSLLNEKKQAIASFEKAIDWGYKDYQNALNDADLTNIRKEKKFIKAFSQLKQYDKLFLLQQSGNYISENKSSLPAFNYQAANDRNLTEVKRYFKLDSIAGTGDEVSKIINIMLFVTNSIKYDGTNWALCEFDAIDFYNYHKATGKGINCRHKAMTLNEMYLAMGFKSRYVTCMPKDDTDTDCHVINSVYSETLKKWLWMDASHGAYVMDENNNLLSIEEVRERLRNNQSMKLNSETKVTKIWYLDNYMAKNLYWIQCTNKSQFNTESRYRQADADLQYISLIPTGFDKDSNKYLKNNVITHDPAYFWKSPEIKTQQ; encoded by the coding sequence ATGAAACTTTTGACTACCTTATTTTTGGCAGCATTTTTTGCATTCAGCTCATTTGCACAATCCAGCTCACCAACATGGAACAAATTTCTTTCGGACTTGCAAAAAGCACAAGTCGAGTATAACAAACATTATCCCGCAAAGGAATACCAACAGGCCGCTACAGTTTTAAACACAGTTGCTACTTCATTAGATAATTTAAAATTAACTGAAAAAGAAAAGCAGGAATTCCAACCTACCATTAAAGATGTATATGCCAATGTTTACTATAATTTGGCTTGTTTACAATCATTATTAAATGAAAAAAAACAAGCAATTGCCAGCTTTGAAAAAGCAATAGACTGGGGTTATAAAGATTATCAGAATGCGCTAAATGATGCCGATTTAACAAACATTCGCAAGGAGAAAAAGTTTATAAAGGCATTTAGTCAATTAAAACAATACGACAAGTTATTCCTGCTACAGCAATCCGGGAATTACATATCAGAAAATAAAAGTTCTTTACCCGCCTTTAATTATCAGGCAGCAAATGACCGCAATCTAACAGAAGTGAAACGATATTTCAAGTTGGATTCTATAGCCGGAACAGGTGATGAAGTTTCAAAAATAATCAATATCATGTTGTTTGTTACCAACAGTATCAAATATGACGGTACCAATTGGGCACTATGTGAATTTGATGCCATTGATTTTTATAACTACCATAAGGCAACAGGCAAAGGAATCAATTGCAGACACAAGGCTATGACATTAAATGAAATGTATCTCGCAATGGGTTTTAAATCACGCTACGTAACCTGTATGCCAAAAGACGACACGGATACCGACTGCCATGTCATTAATAGTGTATATTCAGAAACGCTAAAAAAATGGCTTTGGATGGATGCTTCTCACGGGGCTTATGTCATGGACGAAAACAATAACCTGCTGAGTATTGAAGAAGTTAGGGAACGATTAAGAAACAATCAGTCCATGAAGTTAAATTCAGAAACGAAAGTAACCAAAATCTGGTATCTTGATAATTATATGGCCAAAAACCTATATTGGATTCAGTGCACTAACAAAAGCCAGTTCAATACAGAAAGCAGATACAGACAAGCCGATGCCGATTTACAATATATTTCGCTCATCCCAACTGGTTTTGACAAAGACAGTAATAAGTATCTAAAAAATAATGTTATCACTCATGACCCTGCTTATTTTTGGAAATCGCCTGAAATAAAAACCCAGCAGTAA
- a CDS encoding T9SS type A sorting domain-containing protein: MKRIITILLVSLSLQLSAQCVQKAGAGSSCTFVIKSDGTLWAWGRNNYGQLGIGNTTNTPVKTQVGTASNWQNIEGGQFHTVAIKADGTLWTWGFNSSGQLGLGNTTNRTIPTQVSSSNVWSSVAAGYDHTVAITNDGTMYAWGLNDHGQLGDGTTTNRTTPRLIGTGWKSVSAGNNVTIAVKTDGTLWGWGEGSQVGDGTTADKRSPVQLGTATNWKSVSRGVSHALALKTDGTLWAWGTGGRGQMGNGTTSGYSVPTQVGTDTNWESVKAGFFFSIGRKTDGTIWAWGQNTYYQLGLGASTADVLVPTQIGTENDWRTISVGTSSLFSGAIKNDGSFWAWGYNNYSQLGDGLTGRLQVPTLIACPGSMIVTETACDSYTWAATGITYTTSGIYIDSVTSNELHLTINNSTTSSVTETACNSYTWAENGTTYTTSGTYTHVTTNASGCTNTATLNLTINNSTTSSVTETACNSYTWAENGTTYTTSGTYTHVTTNASGCTNTATLNLTINNSTTSSVTETACNSYTWAENGTTYTTSGTYTHVTTNASGCTNTATLNLTINNSTTSSVTETACDSYTWAVNGTTYTTSGTYTHVTTNASGCTNTATLNLTINNSTTSSITETACDSYTWAANGTTYTTSGTYTHVTTNASGCTNTATLNLTINNSTTSSATETACDSYTWAANGTTYTTSGTYTHVTTNASGCTNTATLNLTINNSTTSSATETACDSYTWAANGTTYTTSGTYTHVTTNASGCTNTATLNLTINNSTTSSATETACDSYTWAANGTTYTMSGTYTHVTTNASGCTNTAILNLTINNSESPVGESSQTITVDVSGDATISDIVISPSTVVWYASESDAISHTNPLNSTTTLVNGATYYAVYTTSQGCSSAPYPVTVSVALGTNSFNDAKLSFYPNPTSDVLYIKYSHTINTISVNNVLGQEVYAKSINANDGVVEFSNLPSGNYFVKVTSGDSAKIIKIIKK, from the coding sequence ATGAAAAGAATAATTACAATTTTATTAGTATCACTAAGCCTACAGTTGTCAGCGCAATGTGTTCAAAAGGCCGGCGCAGGATCCTCCTGTACTTTTGTAATCAAATCAGACGGAACACTTTGGGCCTGGGGTAGAAATAACTATGGCCAATTGGGAATCGGTAATACTACTAATACTCCGGTAAAAACCCAGGTCGGTACTGCTTCAAACTGGCAAAATATAGAAGGCGGGCAATTCCATACAGTAGCCATAAAAGCAGATGGGACGCTTTGGACATGGGGCTTTAATTCCAGCGGCCAGTTAGGGCTTGGTAATACCACTAACAGAACCATCCCAACTCAGGTATCCTCCAGTAATGTCTGGTCTAGCGTAGCTGCAGGATATGATCATACAGTGGCAATTACGAATGATGGAACCATGTATGCCTGGGGTCTAAACGATCATGGCCAGTTAGGTGACGGTACCACTACCAACAGGACTACTCCCAGACTTATCGGAACGGGTTGGAAGAGTGTTTCTGCAGGAAATAATGTCACAATCGCTGTAAAAACGGATGGTACACTTTGGGGTTGGGGCGAAGGCAGTCAGGTTGGTGATGGCACAACTGCTGACAAACGTTCGCCTGTTCAGCTAGGAACAGCCACCAATTGGAAGAGTGTAAGCCGTGGTGTAAGCCATGCCTTAGCTTTAAAAACGGATGGGACACTTTGGGCATGGGGAACGGGCGGACGTGGCCAAATGGGTAACGGTACTACTTCCGGATACTCAGTACCTACGCAAGTGGGAACTGATACTAACTGGGAAAGCGTTAAGGCAGGTTTTTTCTTCAGTATTGGTAGGAAAACTGACGGTACGATATGGGCATGGGGACAGAATACATACTACCAGTTGGGCTTAGGGGCAAGCACTGCGGATGTATTGGTTCCTACTCAAATTGGTACTGAAAATGACTGGCGTACCATTTCAGTAGGTACAAGTTCATTATTTTCCGGAGCTATAAAAAATGATGGTTCATTCTGGGCCTGGGGCTATAACAATTACTCGCAATTGGGTGACGGGCTTACAGGGCGACTGCAGGTGCCGACATTGATTGCCTGTCCGGGAAGTATGATCGTAACTGAAACGGCCTGTGACAGCTATACCTGGGCAGCTACTGGAATAACTTATACTACAAGCGGAATCTATATCGATTCGGTTACCAGTAATGAATTGCATTTGACCATCAACAACAGTACGACATCGAGCGTTACCGAAACGGCTTGTAACAGTTATACCTGGGCTGAAAACGGAACGACTTACACAACGAGCGGAACCTACACCCATGTTACGACCAACGCTTCCGGATGTACAAACACCGCAACGCTGAACCTGACCATCAATAACAGCACGACATCGAGCGTTACCGAAACGGCTTGTAACAGTTATACCTGGGCTGAAAACGGAACGACTTACACAACGAGCGGAACCTACACCCATGTTACGACCAACGCTTCCGGATGTACAAACACCGCAACGCTGAACCTGACCATCAATAACAGCACGACATCGAGCGTTACCGAAACGGCTTGTAACAGTTATACCTGGGCTGAAAACGGAACGACTTACACAACGAGCGGAACCTACACCCATGTTACGACCAACGCTTCCGGATGCACGAACACCGCAACGCTGAACCTGACTATCAACAATAGTACGACATCGAGTGTTACCGAAACGGCCTGCGACAGTTATACCTGGGCGGTAAACGGAACGACATATACAACGAGCGGAACCTACACCCATGTTACGACCAACGCTTCCGGATGTACGAACACCGCAACGCTGAACCTGACCATCAATAACAGCACGACGTCAAGCATTACAGAAACGGCTTGCGACAGTTATACCTGGGCGGCAAACGGAACGACTTATACAACGAGCGGAACCTACACCCATGTTACGACCAACGCTTCCGGATGCACGAACACCGCAACGCTGAACCTGACCATCAACAACAGCACGACATCAAGCGCTACCGAAACGGCCTGCGACAGTTATACCTGGGCGGCAAACGGAACGACTTATACAACGAGCGGAACCTACACCCATGTTACGACCAACGCTTCCGGATGCACGAACACCGCAACGCTGAACCTGACCATCAACAACAGCACGACATCAAGCGCTACCGAAACGGCCTGCGACAGTTATACCTGGGCGGCAAACGGAACGACTTATACAACGAGCGGAACCTACACCCATGTTACGACCAACGCTTCCGGATGCACGAACACCGCAACGCTGAACCTGACCATCAACAACAGCACGACATCAAGCGCTACCGAAACGGCCTGCGACAGTTATACGTGGGCGGCAAACGGAACGACTTACACAATGAGCGGAACGTACACCCATGTTACGACCAACGCTTCCGGATGTACCAACACGGCAATATTAAATTTAACCATAAACAATTCGGAATCTCCGGTTGGTGAATCGTCCCAGACAATAACCGTTGACGTTTCCGGTGATGCAACAATCTCTGATATTGTTATCAGTCCGTCAACTGTTGTCTGGTATGCCTCTGAATCGGATGCAATATCACATACTAATCCGCTGAACAGCACTACAACTTTGGTGAACGGAGCTACTTATTATGCAGTCTATACGACAAGTCAAGGTTGTAGCAGCGCTCCATATCCGGTAACGGTTTCGGTTGCCTTGGGTACGAATTCTTTTAATGATGCAAAGCTTAGTTTTTATCCAAATCCAACTTCGGACGTGCTGTACATTAAATATAGCCATACAATTAATACTATAAGTGTAAATAATGTATTGGGCCAGGAAGTATATGCCAAATCGATAAATGCGAATGACGGAGTAGTGGAATTTTCGAATTTACCGTCAGGGAATTACTTTGTTAAGGTAACTAGTGGTGATTCCGCGAAAATTATTAAAATTATAAAAAAATAA